Part of the Lycium ferocissimum isolate CSIRO_LF1 chromosome 6, AGI_CSIRO_Lferr_CH_V1, whole genome shotgun sequence genome, GCATAGGTATGGGCTGCCAAACAATTCCGAATTCCATTACTTctctttatttttacatttagtTGTCCATCGTCTATTGTGTCAAATGGGTAATTTAAGTATCTCATATTTAACcaacttttctatatttttgttttcaaggagctattaaataaataaatatagttCGAGAACGTTCTTGATACACTAATTACTAAGGTTGAGCCTTGGGGTAAAATCGTAGATTCTTCACGATGCTCTTTGTAAATGCAACACTAAAATCACCCGCTAAAGAAGGAGATAATTAATAAAGAAGAATTTTAAGAAGAGATAATCCCAGATTACTGTCAAGAAATACAACAATATCATTATAAATAGAGCCGTCAAAATGGGCATGGCTGAGGTCACTTCTAACCCAACTGCACTGGGGTAGGGTTGCCAGATTTTAAGCCCATTTCATTTAAACGAGGCTTATAAGCCCAAATTTCAAGTCAAAGCATGGCTGCCCGAGGCCCGACTGGACTTTAAGTAGGCCCGTGGGCCAAAAGGTTATttacattaattaaaaatttaaaagaagattgtgaaaaaataagtaaaaactaGAAATAGTGATTACCAAATAAGTCTTAGTATCTTGCACAATACTTTACTCATTTAGCGTTAAATCCTAATCACCAAGTATATAAGTTGTATTCATgattgaaatttaaaagaaaattgtgaaaaaagaagtaaaaaaattgGAATAGTTATTATCGAATTAGTCTTAGTATCTtacatatttttctcatttagCGTTAAATCCCTAATACTAAATTCCTAATCGCCAAGTACGCCTACTAAAATTTCTAATCACCAAGCATAAAAGTTCCATCATGAAATTGTCAAAAACTTGTTGTTTCTCGAAATTAGTTGCAGAGCTTTAATAAATTCAAAATGGTAATAATTTAAGCGaatttaaatattaagtattagtTTCTAAAATCTAGTTATTTGATAATGCTTAACTAATTAAATTTGCATATGAATGTAGACGAAGATGGAGATGTTAACTAAGGCACCTTTATCACAAACGGATTCAAATGTGCTTGACAATGTATAGgtgtttattttatataataagtTGTCGTAAAATTATGTACTTCCATATAATTGTATGTTAGAAATATAACAAATTGATATATTTAGAGGTTCGAATTTAGATCGAAAAcaaattttcttataaaaaaaaaaatgaagggttgtCCCGCGCCTGCCCCCTTGTAGAAGGGCATGGGTTGGGCCGGCCATTTAAAGGCTCTTACAAGTGAAGGGCCTACCGTCCCACCCATCAAATTCCTTGGCACTGCGTGGCTGGGGCTTCAAATGTGGTCGTGCTTGGCCATTTTGGATACTTAATTATAAAGTAGCAATATGTACTTCATCTCAAAGGTAGTATTTATATTGGCAAAGAATGGGAGAACAAATGTTGAGTAGCGTATTATGCGAGTAGGAGAAAAAATAGTAGATTTAATATATAAGGAAAGAAATTAAGACAATAGGAGTACAAATCAATAATTCAAGTAGCTAGGAATACATAATAGTACTCCGTACCTACTATACTTTTTTCATCTGGTTTTCACATTGATATTCCATCTTtgagttttcttaaaaaaattctcTAAAGGAAAGGATCAACATTAATTGAAATCTCCAAGGACCAAATAGAAAATTTAGAGTAATAATGGAAACAAAGGTGTCtttggtgaatatatatatgatagcaAACTATAGtttacatatacaaatgcataaTATTAttaccataattaattattatatctTATGTAACTAatttgtatttagaattttgaaaactGTAAATTCTAATTTTGTAATTACAAGTATCCGTCAATTGCTTAAGAATATTTTTCACAATTGACGAATATCTGACATATAGCAAGAAATATGTGACAGACCTATCGTATAGTGGCAAAAGTGGCAAAGTATtacaaaatcacatgcatatttGGATAATATTAATgggaaaagcaataatatggagTGAAGATAATTTTTTGAATTGAGTGTAtctattttcacaaaaaaactttttaaattgAGTGTCGGTAGTTCTTAATTTAatcaaaagattaaaaaaaaaattgatatgaaGAAGAAATCAGATAGGAGTAACAATAAAATAGGAGTAATAATTTAGAAAGATTTGAGTcttaatatagattgtttgtGAAATAATATTAATCTTGAGAGAAAGGgtaaataattgaaaataatatttgtgAAAGAAACTTGCAATACAAGTTAGATTCCagagcttcttcttttttctttttttttttttaaaaaaaaaaaaaaaaaaaaaaaaaaaagcatgttaaaagatgactttaacaacctttaatttatctttcataTTTAGGAGTATTTGAAATTGTCTTATAAGAAGACAAAAGAGTGTTTTACTTCTCAAATTTCAATATCTCTTCTATGAGTTTGATGGAGTCCTTTTAAATAGACATAGTACGTTGTTATGAACGTAATTCAGAATTGATGTGATTCGAATAATAAAATCTCCAATGTAATCTGCataatattttgttaaaagaaTCATGCGGTTAAAGTGAATAAAGTGagtaaaaagaatttaaatttgAGTTGATCCAAATAATATATCTCCAACATAACTtgcacaattttaaaaaaacttctccaatataatttttttttgggttaaagctCCAATATAATACTAATATCGATTGAAAGGGGTAAATAActaaaaataacatttgtgaaataaagtctttataaaaattaaatttcaaagcttccccccaccacccccccccccttttttttttttttttttaaacttaaaagTCTATACAAAAATCACTTTAAcaatctttaatttattttccatGTGTATGAATATTTGAAATTgacttataaaaagaaaaaattgacctAAACAAAAATGATAGTTTATATTGAAGCAATTAAACTTGGTGTGATACAAATAAGATATAGatacaaatttccaagattAGTTTCTTTCGATATCGACCGCACATCGCGCGGGTACTAAAACTAGTTTTTAATATAACATAGGTAGATAGATACAGATATAGATAACAACCttattacatatttaaaattacaagtcaaaaaaaaattcttaaaatctgTATACTATCAAACTAAGGaaccgtttggacatgatttgaaatcatgagatgaaatcatgtttggagacatgcaatttggatttcttaagttgtttttttgttcttatagacataaaaaccccacaagttgtgaaaactatcaaaactttctcaattactatacaatcttaccaaatgagcaagtcatagttcataacaaaattaatacgttaTTAGAAGGCCTttataaaaaatacaatatcaattgatcaaattttagttcaataaaaaggaaaatttaacatgaatagtaatgtaactactctttaatataatcctcccacatgataCGAACATGAATAACTGTTGgtagaagttaatgaggttggtaaatgattggtgggagtaattgttaaaaatatctaccaacttatgggtttttttacaaaatataaacttgtgggccaagttgtatattttacaaaaattaaaatcccaaatcatgcctttttcaaTTATTTGGGATTTCATCGCATGAGATAAAATAAAGATGTCCAAACgctaatttcatctcatgacttgaaatcatgatatgaaatcgcatgtccaaactcCAAGCGCCTACTAAACCAATAAACCATATAAACTAAAACGGAGGGAGCTAAGTTTTATAAGGTAATCTACAGGTCTGCAAGGCCTTGACTGCAAATCCCACTCTCACAAGTTTTTCTTTTACGTGGCTGCCAAAATTTGAATTCTAAAAATATCCCCCTTTTAGGAACTACATTTTCAACCCTCACATGCTACATGAGTGCATGTTATGAACCATCCTTTCATGATACAACCAAAAGACCTACGGGTTAACATGAACATGAGAAGGAAATCTAGCAGACTGAAAATTACGTTAGTTTAATGTAAACGATGAGTGTGTAGGTTTTAAATCTCAATAAAACAGTAATTTAGCTCGCTAGGAGAAACAGCTGAAAATTGAAAGACCCGTTGTGTTAAGGTTTAGGACTAGGAActgggatttttttttccctcaacGATTCTCATGGGTTTTTGGAACATAATCGCAGGTAATTTAGTAAGTTAATATCACCAAACAATTTCAACATCTCCAAATTGTCCAGTCCTACATGCTCCAAAATACGGGACCAATGTTGAATATCCTGCATGACCCCAAATATGAGAGAATTCTATGAAAAATTGGtttgtgtttggtatggaggaaaacattttctgagaaaagttttccaattttctcatgtttagtCATGTTACTTCGTATTACATCTCTAcaaaattttcaagagaaaACTCAGTATACTTGtctaatattgatattgattctAGAATTTCTAATGTACTCCAAGAAAGCAGAATCTTCTTCATCAGAAAACTGCAACTCAAGGGAGGATATCTCAGCATGTTCTTTATCAGTGAAGATCCTAGGGACACCTGCAAGGCACAAAGTCAATTTAGTGCATTTCAAAAAAGTATAAAGGATTTCAGGATTTGTTATCTCATTTCCAACACACCTTCGGACGAACATAAACAATATGGCTTCTTATAAtggtaaaatgggaaaaaagaaaCATACAACCCTTTCAAAAGCGAAAAGAATCAAAAAACCAACAAGTTCTCCATTGAATCACTTTGCAAGTCATTTTTTGGAGCACACACTTCTCTAAAGCTCATGCTTCACCCATGAGGCAATAATCCCTTGGAAAATTGAAAATCAGCTGTTCTTTTTAAACAACGAGATGATATTTTTTACTAGTAACACTGAGCTTTGAGAACTTTCAGTAAGCAATTATAGTGCTCATAAAAATTATAAGTGCCTAATTGTGACATCCAATAGAGTTATCTATCATTAACTTGTTAGACATTTCACCCCCTTGTTGAACTCAAAAAGCACACTGCTAGAATTTTTTAAGGAGTTTCGACAGAGGAAGTAGTCAAAAATACAGAGATTGAAACCGGTTAGCAGAAATGAATTTTCAACGGAAATAAGACGTCGTTGATACTTTTCATATAGCAGTCAAAATGTCGCCGAATTGTTTCCGACCTCTCCGGagcttccaaaaatttattcttTCCAACGACTTCCTCCAACTTCTAGCAGTggcaaatcaaatcaataaccACCCAAATACCCACTTATCATCAAAATATGTTGCGAGCCTAGTCTCAGAAGGGCATAAGATAACTAACTATGCGAGGCTTCTATAGATGaacttgaaaatgaaaaaagaaccATATGGTGTAACTGCCTGGAGATCGATCAGAGCATGGTGGCCTTTCTTAAAGAGCCACTCTGTTATCAGAGTATATAATGGCAACAAAACAATTTTCTGGAAGGATAGGTGGTTGGGAAACAGAAGTTTGGAGGAGCTATTTCCTGATATGTTTGCTCTGGCACAACATCAGAACAAAACAGTGGCTGAAATGTGGTCACCTCAAGGCTGGGAGTTGATCTTAAGAAGAATGTTGAATGACTGGGAAATACCTAGACTAGTTGAGCTTTATAAACATTTGGAGTCTTTCCAAGGGCTGAAGGATGGGGTGGACTGTTTGTGGTGGACTGGGCTTAACAAGGGGCACTACAAAGTGAGTTCAGGCTATAAGATCATGAACATGACTCAGCCACAAAACTCTAACTGGCCATGGAGACAAATCTGGAAAGTTAAGATACCTCTTAAGGTTGCATGCTTTACATGGTTGCTAGCCAAAGAAGCTGTTTTGACACATGAAAACCTGAGAAAGAGAACAATTATATTAGTTTCAAATTGTTGCTTATGTGGGGAAGCAGCCGAGACAGTAGGGCATCTGTTTTTGCATTGCAGAATTACTGATCAGCTATGGAAGATTTTTATCAATCTCAGAGGCATATCTTGGACAATGCCTAGCAAGATTGTTGACACTCTTTTCTAGCTGGGAGGAGGCTGGGATTGGGGCCGGGAATAGAAGCTACTGGAGGATCATTCCAGCTTGCATATGGTGGACAAtctggaaagaaaggaactCCAGATGTTTTGAGGATAGAAGTAGTACTCTACAGAAGATCAAGCAAGACTGTATGTTGCTATTTTGTTTTTGGTGTACAAAGAATCCCTCTGTAGATGCAGAATCAATCTTAGAAGTGCTTGACTCATGTTAGGATTTTACTttcttagttttcttttttcttttgtaaaggGGTTTTCAGTACTACCTAAGTACTGGTCTATAGTACAAAGTTGTTacctgttcaaaaaaaaaaaaatgaaaaacgaATACTCtgactttttattttcttatttccacTTAGTATCTAAGAATGCTACACTTCAGCAGAAGCCAGTTCTTCAAGTAGTTCATGTGTGACCATCCTAGATTATAAAAAATGTGAACACGATCATTTATTCCCAAGTAAAATCAGCTGACTAATGTAAAATACCTCTAGTAAAAGTAGACAAGAATGATTCGAAAAGTTTTACGACCTCTAAATTTCTGTCAACATGTAGATGCCCAAAATTCCTACGATAACCACAAACAGGGAACTAAAACATAAGTAGTCAACTAACCGTGGAAGCATTCCCTTGCTTGTCCTGCCATAAGAATAACATCACCACTTCGAACAAACATTGCAAGAGGTGGAACCTCCCTAGAATTTCCCCCGATAAGGAAAATCCCTTTACAGGCCAAACTAGAGACCAAAAAAAACATTTGTGAGGCCTTAGTAACGTCTCCTACAGAACAAAGTTTGAACTTATTCAAGCAGAAAGATTTGTAACAAATCAGCACATACCTCATGCTAACAATAGGTTTACTCCAATCCTTTTCCATGTCATCAACGTGGCCACCAAGTGTGTCACCTTAAAGGAGTAGAGGAAACTAGAATATAAGCAAATAAGAAGTCAACTGTAATGGCTTTCTATATACACCTAATATAGGTATATATTCAAATGCGCAAGACCAAGAAGTCAAATATTTTAGAACAGGTACCGAGACCAAAGTAATTGACAATTGCTGCTTCTGCCTGAAACACTTCACCTAATGGCAGGGTAGGTGCTGCCATTCTTTCAGCCAGCAGGCAAAGTGCATCAGGTATCTTGTTGTGAGGCAGAGAAATATTATAGCTCCGCTGAACGAATGCCAGAAAAGAAATTCAGAACAGATACTAACCAAGGAAATAGAAAACTATGAAAACAAGTCCGAGATTAAACAAAATCAAGTACATGAAAAGAGAACAAATTATACTGTACATGTGAAGGAAGGAATGATGAGCGTACAATTGCTAAAATGTCCGATAAGCAGGTCTAGACACCAGAAATTAATGCTAGTGCACAATAACCAAATTATTCTAAGACAGTATATCGACAGTGCTTAGctaaaataacaataaaatcTATGGTTATAGATAAAGTCATGAAACAAGTTGTGAATGAAGGAATGTACAAGACCTATTTCAGTAGTATCACTCAGTTTTAACAGAAAGTGAAGAAACAAATATTATCATATTAAAAACTACATGATGGTATTTAAAGCCTACATAACTTGTTTGCTTCACATACAAAATAAGTCCAACTCCTATGAATACTTTATAaaggatgtttttttttttagtaaacttTATAAAGGATGTTATGATGCACAAATGAGAAATATATTCATTTAGATGGCAAATGGGCAACAAGACATCTAAATGAATCTTTTGTACAATATACTGCACTTTATGAGGAGAAAATCAGCAAGACCTTCGACCAGTCAAACTGCAAGCCAAGGGTGCTCCACCGTAACTTACGAAGCAAAACAGAGGCTGGCACTGATTTGCGTGTAACTCCACTGGAAAATGCACCTGATTGATCAGAAAAATTCCATGTGGGAACATTTATGTCGTTCTGGATGATTTCCACCTCAGAATTATTGGTCTGCTCCTCCTGAATCAAAACTTTATTATCCTTGGCAGCAGCAAATAAGTCCTGTAGAGGCCCGTAAATCGCATTGTGGTTGGTCCTGTTAGGAGGTTGAGGAAAGCTTGTTAAACTCTCCTTTATCCATCGGCACTGCTCCTCAACAGTTAATGCTCCAGGAATGAAATAAAACCCTGCAACAATCAGCACAAAAGCTTCAAGGTCCCGCATGCTAACAATAGAAGATTAGTCAAGAAGTAAtgtcaatcaatcaatcaaccaACTGCGCCTCAACACAGAACAAAGTTGCAGCCAGCTATTGTCCTCTATAACCATTCACTTTATTCGAGTTCAAATCATTCCATTACTACTTTGCCTATAAATAAATTTCCTTTTAGGCAAACTATGAACTCTAAAACTAAAGGTTCTTCAATTCTCACAACTCCCAACACTAACATACAAGTCAAGACTAAAAAGATAGTGAAGTAATGTATTGGGATAATAGTTAGTGAAGTAATGTATTGGGATAATAGTTCTTCGATAAGCACATAGGAGTCGACTTGTTTAGAGTACTTCTGTCCTCTATAACCATTCACTTTATTCGAGTTTAAATCATTCCATTACTACTTTGCCTATAAATAAATTTCCTTTTAggcaaactatttttttttgaaaatgtaaCATTGGTATGTATTGACTTGATCAGTGCATAGATTGCACTGGAACCATATTTACAGCAAAAGTGAGAAAGCTGATCCAAAACTCTGAAAATCTAACAAGAGCCTAGGATTTCAGTTATGGAATCAGTCTCCTCAAAGTAAATCTGCT contains:
- the LOC132059703 gene encoding alpha-ketoglutarate-dependent dioxygenase alkB isoform X1 yields the protein MYGSTEDVERTAFRNAEKKYKLYYDNTRKKKKPRAVDLSEVIDFKSISESYHQNAELREGISAIQSDFDSPLFCLASHPGFYFIPGALTVEEQCRWIKESLTSFPQPPNRTNHNAIYGPLQDLFAAAKDNKVLIQEEQTNNSEVEIIQNDINVPTWNFSDQSGAFSSGVTRKSVPASVLLRKLRWSTLGLQFDWSKRSYNISLPHNKIPDALCLLAERMAAPTLPLGEVFQAEAAIVNYFGLGDTLGGHVDDMEKDWSKPIVSMSLACKGIFLIGGNSREVPPLAMFVRSGDVILMAGQARECFHGVPRIFTDKEHAEISSLELQFSDEEDSAFLEYIRNSRININIRQVY
- the LOC132059703 gene encoding alpha-ketoglutarate-dependent dioxygenase alkB isoform X2; the encoded protein is MYGSTEDVERTAFRNAEKKYKLYYDNTRKKKKPRAVDLSEVIDFKSISESYHQNAELREGISAIQSDFDSPLFCLASHPGFYFIPGALTVEEQCRWIKESLTSFPQPPNRTNHNAIYGPLQDLFAAAKDNKVLIQEEQTNNSEVEIIQNDINVPTWNFSDQSGAFSSGVTRKSVPASVLLRKLRWSTLGLQFDWSKRSYNISLPHNKIPDALCLLAERMAAPTLPLGEVFQAEAAIVNYFGLGDTLGGHVDDMEKDWSKPIVSMSLACKGIFLIGGNSREVPPLAMFVRSGDVILMAGQARECFHGFHVSKQLLWLATM